From one Planococcus citri chromosome 3, ihPlaCitr1.1, whole genome shotgun sequence genomic stretch:
- the Ubr1 gene encoding E3 ubiquitin-protein ligase UBR2, whose protein sequence is MSGDEDSMDMEHRYAKSNQPRGFPSVAQVVGIWREKFEQGTLNESHFKEHWRLYVPQVLCLDPSNSSYDRIFDEENVLFAPLEQFICGDGNTGEILDRVQRLDEPSTVCGKVFKMSEPTYHCRECGTDPTCVLCVECFKKSAHKNHKYKMSMSNGGGCCDCGDTEAWKSDPYCSVHIAGTLSQASTAPDASSSSSPATGESSGGTTARGNFPEDMAQRTRLMFGAILRYAYHLLKYDDSPELPSDLRLKEIEEDPLSFLDTPDSYCTVLYNDETHTFDHVITTLSKVIKCNQRDAMDYVTNIDREGRAVVKISTFQYCTELKHEVERITSRTSSKPLKVLVKHSHVIAHQLYAIKLLARVQKILSYSKHFRRIFSEIVLETKSSSSASSASSPPLDISILEGVFRADSSLWKSARVHWHRLFISGMLKEYEHKKAFAKLFTKHYGSIMQDYIRDDHDHSFSVASLAVQIFTVPTIAHYLIAYQDVLFVLLNTFLSECNANQKDGKLEFQRNEHSSAVTFKRAQFIIYDLHYLLSTVPEPERWTNELRKGFSQGLSLFLRLLCLMQGMDAVTRQVGQHMEYEPEWETAFNLHIKLSPVITLMIKWCGTDKKILTKAYRATLKKLLENPCADLSSAHCQVRELANHSTSCVVYDVSTQPVSIHLPLSRFLAGLHVQLERFSLNFYSSEFQFTPKQTLEEIIEPVLRTQVMIAQVHANLWRRNGYSILHQIYFYHNVKCRNEMLNKDIIMLQIGASLIESNDFLIHLLNKFNLMNWADSEFEGNSYSSVAAAGMAATSAGSTTSTTTTSTSTTTTTTITTSSSPKKAEEETVRQTITLVEEFLTLLVTIVSERYVVGIGKVTEKDCVKKEIMQQLCIKPLSHSELSKVLPDSDHNDVTVDSIIDEIATFEKPSTGNGKGMYKLKPQYYDQYNVFYYHYTREELSRSEEAQRRRRKEQGLLDCCPPPTLPPLTESFIMLVNMLQCDVMFYLMQLILKRACDLKARSFSESQLHRVLHLIGYALHEEESARLDYFMFTERCEKWGVLRYLEELQSSNRVEAHRDLIKWTANKYRFVSHLSAKNKRMNESRAAAAAASAEDDERRRSGREDEKMELGEGEESNDQSACLSADKATCEMSWECSENEAAVAAADDQAQKKEKERIAKLAAERRMKIMAQMSSAQQSFIKEHAQLYEEATKSDTLATSGASGSGGAGECMAWEASNDENVEFPIAVGPNQTQRSSPDPGYICILCQEHQIVRTDAPAMVYGAFVQKSAVLVNEVHTMALDKHRKVDVSAAGDDATVFLTSALNPSPFTSICGHVMHSTCWEKYFNNISTKENRRPYRLRQPISFDVEKNEFLCPLCESLNNTVLPVLPPLKNMSNSSTTLSLDHPQFSFAAWLKSIIVATDKKQQEILKRKTTTTLPLGCIKETAIFNESLLDDSESSSLSNVTDLTTTGASASNNVIANDNTRVAATDAAATSDDSSQQQQPEDTVPTAAEDDDDLSLSQDTDQMEILLFNSVAESNASGSGAEQASSSSYSGPVLSPTLTSMIQKYCKSVCVKGLGSSSDIEHNSVLYCWKCCAYTIHVVEMLLRSESRPLLRYLPTRQKQCMKALIRLSALQEICGNQRVINNYAVTLLGIVFDNSHIYEDTCILDWDPFGMLVPLVMCLPSLFCMATPSPLPCGSVLELYTLKLMLISTVAQILIGLRSGNLESAAVSTATQVPANPDEAAARSECLKMYLKIITEGDEKDTATYSETIDTAALWQRVTELCIPFLRCCCLFFRFLTNVPAADCLSQPEGDTYENMCKYLGLPTTCDQLLDDPFVLKVFKKWTINWRRKQTLHNSSIRFETYLNLRRLIQLPDDYSELINSVSMFTCPNSDREDSRNPTVCLVCGTILCSQSYCCQKELNGVMVGACAYHAQYCGAGAGIFLRMRECEILLLSCFNRGCFLAPPYVDEYGETDQGLRRGNPLKLCLKRYKKLENIWLSHSIHEEVSRSLESTHSLAVTQWQHL, encoded by the coding sequence ATGAGTGGCGACGAAGACTCGATGGATATGGAGCACCGATACGCGAAATCGAACCAGCCACGCGGTTTCCCTTCGGTAGCCCAAGTAGTGGGAATATGGCGAGAGAAATTCGAGCAAGGGACGTTGAACGAGTCGCATTTCAAAGAGCACTGGCGTCTGTACGTTCCTCAGGTTTTGTGTTTGGATCCGAGTAATAGTTCCTACGATCGTATTTTCGACGAAGAAAACGTACTGTTCGCCCCCCTCGAGCAGTTCATTTGCGGCGACGGTAACACCGGCGAGATATTGGACCGGGTACAACGTCTAGATGAGCCATCGACCGTATGCGGCAAAGTGTTTAAAATGAGCGAGCCGACGTATCATTGCCGAGAATGCGGTACTGATCCGACTTGCGTGCTTTGCGTCGAGTGTTTCAAGAAATCAGCGCATAAGAATCATAAATACAAGATGTCGATGTCGAACGGAGGCGGATGTTGCGATTGCGGCGACACCGAAGCTTGGAAAAGCGATCCTTATTGCAGCGTACATATAGCCGGCACACTGAGCCAGGCTTCCACAGCACCGGATgcgtcgtcttcttcttcgccAGCGACGGGAGAAAGTAGCGGTGGAACCACTGCTCGGGGTAATTTTCCCGAAGATATGGCCCAGCGTACGCGTCTCATGTTCGGAGCTATTTTACGATACGCGTATCATCTGCTCAAGTACGACGATTCGCCGGAATTGCCGAGCGATTTACGTTTAAAGGAGATCGAAGAGGATCCGTTGAGTTTCCTCGATACGCCGGATAGCTACTGTACCGTATTGTACAACGACGAAACGCACACTTTCGATCACGTCATCACTACGCTGTCCAAAGTGATCAAATGCAATCAGCGAGACGCGATGGATTACGTGACGAACATCGATCGAGAAGGACGAGCCGTTGTCAAGATATCCACTTTTCAATACTGTACCGAATTGAAACACGAAGTCGAACGAATCACATCGCGTACCAGCAGTAAACCTTTGAAGGTGTTGGTTAAACATTCGCACGTTATCGCCCATCAGTTGTACGCTATCAAGCTGCTGGCTCGCGTGCAAAAGATTCTATCTTACTCGAAACATTTTCGTCGTATATTCTCCGAAATCGTTTTGGAAACTAAGTCGTCGTCGTCTGCGTCGTCTGCTTCGTCGCCACCGTTAGACATATCCATACTGGAGGGTGTGTTTCGGGCAGACTCGTCGTTATGGAAATCAGCCCGTGTCCATTGGCATCGTTTGTTCATTTCCGGTATGCTGAAAGAATACGAGCATAAGAAAGCGTTCGCCAAACTGTTCACTAAACATTACGGTTCGATTATGCAGGATTATATTCGCGACGATCACGATCACTCGTTTTCAGTCGCTTCGTTGGCAGTGCAGATATTCACAGTGCCAACCATAGCGCATTATTTGATCGCCTATCAAGATGTGTTGTTCGTGTTGCTGAATACCTTCTTGTCCGAATGCAACGCTAATCAAAAAGATGGCAAATTAGAGTTCCAACGCAACGAGCACTCGTCAGCGGTCACTTTTAAACGCGCTCAATTCATCATCTACGATCTGCACTACCTGCTGAGCACGGTACCGGAACCGGAACGATGGACGAACGAGCTACGTAAAGGTTTCAGCCAAGGATTGAGTTTATTCTTACGACTGTTGTGTCTGATGCAAGGCATGGACGCGGTAACACGCCAGGTCGGCCAGCACATGGAATACGAGCCCGAATGGGAGACGGCGTTCAATCTGCACATCAAACTTAGCCCGGTTATAACGTTGATGATCAAATGGTGCGGCACCGATAAGAAAATCCTAACAAAAGCGTACCGAGCAACGTTGAAAAAACTACTCGAGAACCCGTGCGCTGATCTGTCTTCAGCTCATTGCCAAGTTCGCGAGTTAGCCAATCATAGTACGTCGTGCGTCGTGTACGATGTAAGTACGCAGCCCGTTTCGATACATTTGCCTTTGTCTCGTTTCTTGGCCGGATTGCACGTACAGCTGGAGCGTTTTTCGCTCAACTTTTACAGTTCCGAGTTTCAATTCACTCCTAAGCAGACGCTCGAAGAGATCATCGAACCGGTGCTCCGTACGCAAGTGATGATTGCCCAAGTACACGCGAATTTATGGCGTCGTAACGGTTACTCGATTCTGCATCAGATTTATTTCTATCATAATGTCAAGTGTCGCAACGAGATGCTCAACAAGGATATAATCATGTTGCAGATCGGCGCCTCGCTCATCGAAAGCAACGATTTCCTGATTCATTTGTTGAATAAATTCAACCTGATGAATTGGGCCGATTCCGAATTCGAAGGTAACTCGTATTCTTCGGTTGCTGCAGCCGGCATGGCTGCTACGTCCGCTGGTTCTACAACGTCGACGACGACTACGTCGACatcgacgacgacaacgacgaccaTCACGACGTCTTCGTCTCCTAAAAAAGCCGAAGAAGAAACCGTACGTCAGACGATCACGTTAGTAGAAGAATTCCTCACGTTACTGGTGACGATTGTCAGCGAAAGATATGTAGTAGGAATCGGCAAAGTGACCGAGAAAGATTGCGTTAAGAAAGAAATCATGCAGCAGCTCTGCATCAAACCGTTATCGCATTCGGAGCTGAGCAAAGTACTGCCGGATAGCGATCACAACGACGTAACGGTTGATTCGATTATCGACGAGATCGCCACGTTCGAGAAACCGTCCACCGGTAACGGCAAAGGCATGTATAAGCTGAAACCGCAATACTACGATCAATACAACGTATTTTACTACCATTACACCAGAGAAGAGTTATCACGTTCGGAAGAAGCTCAGCGTAGAAGACGTAAAGAGCAAGGTCTCCTCGACTGCTGTCCACCGCCCACTCTGCCTCCTCTCACCGAATCTTTCATCATGCTGGTGAATATGTTACAGTGCGACGTCATGTTCTACCTGATGCAGTTGATCTTGAAACGAGCCTGCGACTTGAAAGCTCGCAGCTTCTCCGAATCGCAGCTACATCGCGTCCTACACCTGATCGGATACGCTCTACATGAAGAAGAGAGCGCTCGTCTCGATTACTTTATGTTCACCGAACGGTGCGAAAAATGGGGAGTGCTACGTTACTTGGAAGAGCTACAGAGCAGCAATCGAGTCGAAGCTCATCGCGATCTAATCAAATGGACCGCCAACAAGTACCGATTCGTGTCGCATCTAAGCGCCAAAAACAAACGTATGAACGAATCCCGAGCTGCGGCCGCTGCCGCATCGGCTGAAGACGACGAACGCCGCAGATCGGGTcgcgaagatgaaaaaatggagCTAGGAGAAGGCGAAGAGTCGAACGACCAATCCGCCTGCTTGTCTGCGGACAAAGCCACCTGCGAAATGTCTTGGGAGTGTTCGGAGAACGAAGCTGCGGTCGCGGCAGCCGACGATCAAgctcaaaaaaaagagaaagaacgTATCGCCAAACTGGCAGCCGAACGTCGAATGAAAATCATGGCTCAGATGTCTTCGGCCCAGCAATCGTTCATCAAAGAGCACGCCCAACTATACGAAGAGGCCACGAAAAGCGACACGTTAGCCACGTCCGGCGCCAGTGGCTCGGGCGGTGCGGGCGAATGCATGGCGTGGGAAGCCAGCAACGACGAAAACGTAGAATTCCCAATCGCCGTCGGCCCCAATCAAACCCAACGCTCGTCTCCGGATCCCGGATACATTTGCATATTGTGCCAAGAACACCAGATCGTTCGTACAGATGCCCCGGCCATGGTTTATGGAGCGTTTGTGCAGAAATCCGCAGTACTGGTCAACGAAGTGCACACGATGGCGCTGGATAAGCATCGTAAAGTCGACGTAAGCGCTGCCGGCGACGACGCTACCGTGTTCTTGACCAGCGCACTGAATCCTAGCCCGTTTACCAGCATTTGCGGCCACGTTATGCACAGCACGTGTTGGGAGAAGTATTTCAACAATATTTCCACCAAGGAGAATCGTCGACCGTACAGATTACGTCAGCCGATCAGTTTCGACGTCGAGAAAAACGAGTTCCTGTGTCCGCTCTGCGAATCGCTCAACAACACCGTGCTTCCGGTGTTGCCGCCGCTCAAGAATATGAGCAACTCGTCGACGACGCTTTCGCTCGACCATCCGCAATTCTCGTTCGCAGCTTGGCTCAAAAGCATCATCGTGGCAACCGATAAGAAACAACAAGAGATACTGAAACGCAAAACAACCACCACTTTGCCGCTAGGATGTATCAAAGAAACCGCCATTTTTAACGAAAGCTTACTCGATGATAGCGAATCGTCATCTTTGTCGAATGTTACCGATCTAACGACGACGGGCGCTTCGGCGTCGAATAATGTCATCGCCAACGACAATACACGTGTCGCTGCCACCGACGCAGCAGCTACATCGGATGATTCGTCGCAGCAACAACAACCCGAAGATACCGTTCCGACCGCAgccgaagacgacgacgatttATCTCTATCCCAAGATACCGATCAAATGGAGATTTTATTATTCAACAGCGTAGCCGAATCGAACGCAAGTGGAAGTGGTGCCGAACAAGCTTCGTCTTCGTCTTACTCGGGTCCGGTTCTGTCTCCCACGTTGACCAGTATGATACAAAAATATTGCAAATCAGTTTGCGTCAAAGGTCTAGGCTCGTCTTCGGATATCGAACACAATAGCGTACTGTATTGTTGGAAATGCTGCGCGTACACGATACACGTCGTAGAAATGCTACTAAGAAGCGAGAGCAGACCGTTGTTACGATATTTACCCACCAGACAGAAACAATGCATGAAAGCTTTGATACGTTTATCGGCGTTGCAAGAGATTTGCGGAAACCAGCGCGTCATCAACAACTACGCGGTCACATTGCTGGGCATCGTATTCGACAACAGCCACATCTACGAAGATACCTGTATCCTAGACTGGGATCCGTTCGGCATGCTGGTCCCACTAGTCATGTGTCTGCCTAGTCTGTTCTGTATGGCGACCCCTTCGCCTCTACCTTGCGGCAGCGTGCTCGAATTATACACGCTGAAATTGATGTTGATCTCGACCGTTGCGCAAATTCTAATCGGTCTACGTAGCGGTAACCTAGAATCAGCTGCGGTTTCTACAGCCACACAAGTACCCGCTAACCCGGACGAAGCAGCTGCTAGGAGCGAGTGCTTGAAAATGTACTTGAAAATCATCACAGAAGGAGACGAAAAGGATACCGCGACTTACAGCGAAACCATAGACACGGCGGCGTTGTGGCAACGCGTCACCGAATTATGTATACCGTTTTTACGCTGCTGTTGTCTATTTTTCCGATTCCTTACCAATGTGCCGGCTGCCGACTGCCTGAGCCAGCCGGAAGGCGATACCTACGAGAACATGTGTAAATATTTGGGACTGCCGACGACCTGCGACCAACTGCTCGACGATCCGTTCGTATTGAAGGTGTTCAAAAAGTGGACGATTAACTGGCGCAGGAAGCAAACTCTTCATAATAGCAGTATACGTTTCGAAACTTACCTGAATCTTAGACGTTTAATTCAGTTGCCCGACGATTACagcgaattgatcaattcggtGTCGATGTTTACCTGCCCGAACAGCGATCGTGAAGATTCTAGGAATCCGACAGTGTGTCTCGTCTGCGGAACTATTTTATGTTCTCAAAGTTATTGCTGTCAGAAGGAGTTGAACGGGGTCATG